The following coding sequences lie in one Myxococcus xanthus genomic window:
- a CDS encoding TfuA-like protein, whose product MKRRADNLVVFLGPSLPEAQAKRLAPCTVLPPARQGDVWRALRLRPRAIALVDGVFEAQPSVWHHELLAAMEAGVAVFGGGSMGALRAAELAPHGVVGVGRIFEWYRDGVVVDDSEVALLHADGEHGWRPLTVPMVNVRHAAACAAQARVLTRDAARALVDAGQSVFYQERTWGRVLEAVAPRWSASTRAAWDAWFPRGAEDLKRQDALACLRTAAEWVASGAPAPHGAPREPSSLVRRRRLVDDVTATQAGAVSSGQVLDVLRESPDAPALAEAGLRRALLAGWARTLGLGVSDAEVAVEEARWWQAQRVPASRREAHLARLGLDAVGLRRLCEELALERLVLTHSARLLPDGPSWDEALAAEARLSGAWADAAEAVDPTEGVGSS is encoded by the coding sequence ATGAAGCGGCGCGCGGACAATCTCGTGGTGTTCCTTGGGCCTTCTCTTCCAGAGGCCCAAGCGAAGCGGCTGGCGCCCTGCACGGTGCTGCCGCCCGCGCGGCAGGGTGACGTGTGGCGCGCGCTGCGGCTGCGGCCTCGGGCCATCGCCCTGGTGGATGGGGTCTTCGAGGCACAGCCCTCGGTGTGGCACCACGAGCTGCTGGCGGCGATGGAGGCGGGCGTGGCCGTCTTCGGAGGCGGCAGCATGGGGGCCCTGCGCGCGGCGGAGCTGGCGCCGCACGGCGTGGTGGGCGTGGGGCGCATCTTCGAGTGGTACCGCGATGGCGTGGTCGTGGATGACTCGGAGGTGGCGCTGCTGCACGCGGACGGTGAGCACGGCTGGCGCCCGCTCACGGTGCCCATGGTCAACGTCCGGCACGCGGCGGCATGCGCGGCCCAGGCCCGGGTGCTGACGCGCGATGCGGCCCGGGCGCTCGTCGACGCGGGCCAGTCCGTCTTCTACCAGGAGCGGACGTGGGGGCGGGTGCTGGAGGCCGTGGCACCTCGCTGGTCCGCGTCCACCCGGGCCGCGTGGGACGCGTGGTTTCCGCGCGGCGCGGAGGACCTGAAGCGACAGGACGCGCTCGCGTGCCTCCGGACGGCGGCGGAGTGGGTGGCCTCGGGTGCGCCCGCGCCGCACGGCGCTCCTCGCGAGCCGTCGTCCCTGGTCCGGCGACGGCGACTGGTGGATGACGTCACGGCGACGCAGGCGGGCGCCGTGTCCTCGGGACAGGTGTTGGACGTCCTTCGTGAGTCCCCGGACGCGCCGGCGCTGGCCGAGGCGGGGCTGCGGCGGGCGCTGCTCGCGGGCTGGGCGCGCACCCTGGGACTGGGCGTCTCCGATGCCGAGGTGGCGGTGGAAGAGGCCCGTTGGTGGCAGGCCCAGCGCGTGCCCGCCTCGCGCCGTGAGGCCCACCTCGCGCGCCTGGGATTGGACGCGGTGGGGCTGCGGCGGCTGTGTGAGGAACTCGCGCTGGAGCGGCTCGTCCTGACGCATTCCGCGCGCCTGTTGCCGGACGGCCCGTCCTGGGACGAAGCGCTGGCCGCCGAGGCCCGGCTGAGCGGGGCCTGGGCGGACGCCGCCGAGGCGGTGGACCCGACGGAGGGCGTTGGGTCCTCCTGA
- a CDS encoding peroxiredoxin → MLSVGDTAPDFTATDCHGAPLRLSSLRGRRVVLFFFPKAFTVGCTIENRAFRDNHELIKELGAELVGVSVDTQRTQCEFAEAEGIHFALLGDADRGISRDYGVLWPVLNVDRRVTFIIGADGRIEEVIRHEVRVYRHLDDVLRYLRANPPPAP, encoded by the coding sequence ATGCTTTCCGTCGGAGACACCGCGCCGGATTTCACCGCCACCGACTGTCACGGGGCCCCCCTGCGGTTGTCCTCCCTGCGCGGCCGGCGCGTGGTGCTCTTCTTCTTTCCCAAGGCCTTCACGGTGGGCTGCACCATCGAGAACCGGGCGTTCCGAGACAACCACGAGCTGATCAAGGAGCTGGGCGCCGAGCTGGTGGGCGTGTCGGTGGACACGCAGCGCACGCAGTGTGAGTTCGCGGAGGCCGAAGGCATCCACTTCGCACTGCTGGGCGATGCGGACCGTGGCATCAGCCGCGACTATGGCGTGCTGTGGCCAGTGCTCAACGTCGACCGCCGCGTCACCTTCATCATCGGCGCGGATGGCCGCATCGAAGAGGTCATCCGTCACGAGGTCCGCGTCTACCGGCACCTGGACGACGTGCTCCGCTACCTGCGCGCGAACCCGCCCCCGGCCCCCTGA
- a CDS encoding glutathione peroxidase has translation MKTLPLLTLASALAFTPALAAAPKPPPPAKSEPTSEKKPMSFHQLSANRLDGKPEKLSGYQGKVVLVVNTASECGYTPQYAGLEKLHQEYKDKGLVVVGFPSNDFGGQEPGSSEEIKKFCELRYKVTFPMFEKVKTKGDGQSPVYAFLAQHHPAPKWNFHKYVVGKDGQVKAGFPSAVTPDSAELKAAIDSALAQP, from the coding sequence ATGAAAACCCTCCCCCTTTTGACCCTGGCCTCGGCGCTGGCTTTCACCCCGGCGCTCGCCGCTGCGCCGAAGCCTCCTCCCCCCGCGAAGTCCGAACCCACGAGCGAGAAGAAGCCCATGTCCTTCCATCAACTCTCCGCCAACCGGCTCGACGGCAAGCCGGAGAAGCTGTCCGGCTACCAGGGCAAGGTCGTCCTGGTGGTGAACACCGCGTCGGAATGTGGCTACACGCCGCAGTACGCGGGCCTGGAGAAACTCCACCAGGAATACAAGGACAAGGGCCTGGTGGTGGTGGGCTTCCCGTCCAATGACTTCGGCGGCCAGGAGCCGGGCTCGTCGGAGGAGATCAAGAAGTTCTGTGAGCTCCGCTACAAGGTCACCTTCCCCATGTTCGAGAAGGTGAAGACGAAGGGGGACGGCCAGTCGCCCGTCTACGCGTTCCTGGCGCAGCACCACCCCGCGCCCAAGTGGAACTTCCACAAGTACGTGGTGGGCAAGGACGGCCAGGTGAAGGCCGGCTTCCCCAGCGCGGTGACGCCGGACAGCGCCGAGCTGAAGGCAGCCATCGACAGCGCGCTCGCGCAGCCATAG
- a CDS encoding serine/threonine protein kinase, whose protein sequence is MAVRSPPFHPDQLVPGSEVGPWRVVASLGSGGFGRVFQVERADRRYSLKMALRPAGLHAAEEEDINGRLAHEVAALLACAPHPNLPALHAVDRWPEPPDGYLYFVTDYIDGETFHEWRWRVKPTAAHLLTVFTEVVRVMADLHRRGVHHRDMKGDNVLIRREDERPFLIDLGTVRLPAATTLTVGVAPASPHLLPPECVAFLREGTWQQGANFDAGVPGDLYALGALLYEALTDGYAFDPKLPYDRLLPAIETVTPRAPHVVNPKVPRALGDIALRLLAKRPEDRYANTEALLQALWDVAKEKRQPAWKVSLDRPPEGADAEAPRVRMVPDASTSSRPVRSRESSGVAPVLPLNPEPREAPVASASAPAAASEPPAAPSVDAPAAQAPAAEPPAPSAPRPGRRVAMGWGVAALLGVGLVVFGVSRFALPTAGDPAPAPSLPIEKGSPAVTSRSSNPSEMPLPEAVPSSPDVGAAHDTGAQDEVSSLLASSDAEGEAAHAPRPRKRQSAGGALGKAAAVACLTAACASGPQVRDEPPQRKCPAEVLEGMAKRGFKTARMMGNWETLYIDPNEGVIPVPPDGTPITLHAIEEIVSHYEGRFPKGTRMYGTLFRGKTDVYGWITEVETPDGQRLPVCANIVDSPFPKRVGMRYDWQSTPDKLLMSSGINLMTSQVLGQMGTPE, encoded by the coding sequence GTGGCCGTGAGGTCGCCTCCCTTCCATCCGGATCAACTCGTCCCGGGCAGCGAGGTCGGCCCCTGGCGCGTGGTGGCCTCGCTGGGCTCGGGGGGCTTCGGCCGGGTCTTCCAGGTGGAGCGGGCGGACCGCCGCTACTCGCTGAAGATGGCGCTTCGCCCGGCGGGACTCCACGCGGCGGAGGAAGAGGACATCAACGGCCGGCTGGCGCACGAGGTCGCGGCGCTGCTGGCCTGCGCTCCCCATCCGAACCTCCCGGCACTGCACGCCGTGGACCGCTGGCCCGAGCCTCCCGACGGTTACCTGTACTTCGTCACCGACTACATCGATGGCGAGACGTTCCACGAGTGGCGCTGGCGGGTGAAGCCCACGGCGGCGCACCTGCTGACCGTCTTCACGGAAGTGGTGCGCGTGATGGCGGACCTGCACCGCCGGGGCGTGCACCACCGGGACATGAAGGGCGACAACGTCCTCATCCGCCGTGAGGACGAACGCCCCTTCCTCATCGACCTGGGCACGGTGCGGCTGCCCGCGGCCACGACGTTGACGGTGGGCGTGGCGCCCGCCTCGCCCCATCTGTTGCCGCCCGAGTGCGTCGCCTTCCTGCGCGAAGGCACCTGGCAGCAGGGCGCCAACTTCGACGCGGGCGTGCCAGGGGACCTCTACGCGCTGGGCGCGCTGCTGTACGAGGCGCTCACGGATGGCTACGCGTTCGACCCGAAGCTTCCGTATGACCGCCTGCTGCCGGCCATCGAAACGGTGACGCCGCGCGCGCCCCACGTCGTCAACCCGAAGGTGCCGCGCGCCCTGGGCGACATCGCCCTGCGGCTGCTCGCGAAGCGCCCCGAGGACCGCTACGCCAACACGGAGGCCTTGCTCCAGGCCCTCTGGGACGTGGCCAAGGAGAAGCGGCAGCCCGCCTGGAAGGTGTCGCTGGACCGTCCTCCCGAGGGCGCGGACGCGGAGGCCCCTCGGGTGCGCATGGTGCCCGACGCCTCCACGTCCTCGCGGCCCGTCCGCTCTCGGGAGTCGTCCGGTGTCGCGCCGGTGCTGCCCCTCAATCCGGAGCCCCGGGAGGCCCCCGTGGCGAGCGCGAGTGCTCCCGCCGCGGCGTCCGAGCCACCGGCGGCGCCCTCGGTCGATGCACCCGCGGCGCAGGCGCCCGCGGCGGAGCCGCCCGCGCCGTCAGCACCGCGCCCGGGCCGTCGAGTCGCCATGGGGTGGGGCGTGGCCGCCCTGCTGGGCGTGGGGTTGGTGGTGTTCGGGGTGAGCCGCTTCGCGCTGCCCACCGCGGGAGACCCGGCTCCTGCCCCGTCCCTTCCCATTGAGAAAGGAAGTCCCGCAGTGACGAGTCGTTCTTCGAATCCCTCCGAGATGCCCCTCCCAGAGGCGGTGCCGTCCTCTCCGGACGTGGGCGCGGCCCACGACACGGGCGCGCAGGACGAGGTGTCCTCCCTGTTGGCTTCCTCCGACGCGGAGGGGGAAGCGGCCCACGCGCCACGGCCCAGGAAGCGCCAGTCGGCCGGGGGCGCCCTGGGCAAGGCCGCCGCCGTGGCCTGCCTCACCGCCGCCTGCGCCAGCGGACCTCAGGTGCGGGACGAGCCGCCCCAGCGCAAGTGCCCGGCGGAGGTGCTGGAGGGCATGGCGAAGCGGGGCTTCAAGACCGCCAGGATGATGGGCAACTGGGAGACGCTCTACATCGACCCCAACGAAGGCGTCATCCCCGTGCCGCCAGACGGCACCCCCATCACCCTCCACGCCATCGAGGAAATCGTCAGTCACTACGAGGGGCGGTTCCCCAAGGGGACCCGCATGTACGGCACGTTGTTCCGGGGCAAGACGGACGTCTACGGTTGGATCACCGAGGTGGAGACGCCCGACGGTCAGCGGCTGCCGGTCTGCGCCAACATCGTTGACAGTCCCTTCCCGAAGCGAGTCGGGATGCGCTACGACTGGCAGAGCACTCCCGACAAGCTGTTGATGAGTTCGGGCATCAACCTGATGACGTCACAGGTTCTCGGTCAAATGGGGACGCCCGAGTAG
- a CDS encoding DNA-methyltransferase has translation MTSIPPPESLRCINADSREPAGYRAALGDTRAALLHTDPPYCLLTRRRKGGDLRDTRAHKKIDQNPIVRFETVRDYRAFSEAWLSRATAHLTPDASLIIWTNLLGKEPILTAARGLGYPHLRGEYVWGKRTTDKNANEQTLRVYEVALVIARTPEPPLAPGDLPTVWAVVGGYDDEGEAKRWGGHPHHKPFSVLEPLVRTYSRPGDTVLDPFAGSGSMPSAALRLGRRPACLEIEPEWAERVTLRLRETAREEAQRASAR, from the coding sequence ATGACTTCCATTCCCCCGCCCGAGTCCCTTCGCTGCATCAACGCCGATTCCCGCGAGCCGGCGGGCTACCGCGCCGCGTTAGGCGACACCCGCGCCGCGTTGCTCCACACGGACCCGCCGTACTGCCTGCTCACCCGGCGGCGCAAGGGCGGGGACCTGCGGGACACGCGCGCGCACAAGAAGATCGACCAGAACCCCATCGTCCGCTTCGAGACGGTGCGCGACTACCGCGCCTTCTCCGAGGCCTGGCTGTCGCGCGCCACCGCGCACCTCACCCCGGACGCGTCGCTCATCATCTGGACGAACCTGCTGGGCAAGGAGCCCATCCTCACCGCCGCGCGCGGGCTGGGCTATCCGCACCTGCGCGGCGAGTACGTCTGGGGCAAGCGCACCACGGACAAGAACGCCAACGAGCAGACGCTGCGCGTCTACGAAGTCGCGCTCGTGATTGCCCGCACGCCCGAGCCGCCGCTGGCGCCAGGAGATTTGCCCACCGTCTGGGCCGTGGTCGGCGGCTATGACGATGAAGGCGAAGCGAAGCGCTGGGGCGGCCACCCGCACCACAAGCCCTTCTCCGTCCTGGAGCCGCTGGTGCGCACGTACAGCCGCCCGGGGGACACGGTGCTGGACCCCTTCGCGGGCAGTGGCTCCATGCCGTCGGCGGCGCTGCGGCTGGGCCGGCGGCCCGCGTGCCTGGAAATCGAGCCGGAGTGGGCCGAGCGCGTCACCCTCCGCCTGCGCGAGACGGCCCGCGAGGAAGCTCAGCGCGCCAGCGCCCGGTAG
- a CDS encoding DUF2381 family protein translates to MNGSSSFIVLVWGVLWAATAQAAALDTPGTGTAVRRIDVQAGMLVTPPEVRISPGLSTTLFFDARIRPEQLVLEGRERFQRFGVTEDHLVVVPSSTFREGERLRLEVRFHDGAVPERAVVVLVVDAARSERQIELYRHARSAASYRQEVEELRAGMLRLERQVQQLQRSRTGDEYTRETLVSELRDTGIVHFQYWVPRKVAGDVAPARVAFVRLSPRWAALRLTPVKSGEWNGWSAVGATLTDVQGKRLKTLPPWQEGPVDPDGRQPVIIIVDEPEAADHGRYTLELWDEGRKRSMKLEGLQAL, encoded by the coding sequence TTGAATGGTTCGTCCTCATTCATCGTGCTCGTGTGGGGAGTGTTGTGGGCAGCCACGGCACAGGCCGCGGCACTGGATACGCCAGGCACTGGCACCGCGGTCCGGCGCATTGATGTCCAGGCGGGGATGCTGGTGACGCCCCCGGAGGTCCGCATCAGCCCTGGACTGTCCACCACCTTGTTCTTCGATGCGCGCATCCGCCCCGAGCAACTGGTCCTGGAGGGCCGTGAGCGGTTCCAGCGCTTCGGGGTGACCGAGGACCACCTGGTGGTGGTCCCCTCGTCCACGTTCCGTGAGGGCGAGCGGCTGCGGTTGGAGGTCCGCTTCCATGATGGCGCGGTGCCCGAACGCGCCGTCGTGGTGCTCGTCGTGGATGCCGCGCGCTCGGAGCGTCAAATCGAGCTCTACCGCCACGCGCGCTCCGCGGCGTCCTACCGGCAGGAGGTGGAGGAGCTCCGCGCGGGGATGCTCCGGTTGGAGCGCCAGGTGCAACAGCTCCAGCGCTCCCGAACGGGGGACGAGTACACCCGGGAGACGCTGGTCTCGGAGCTCCGGGACACGGGCATCGTCCACTTCCAGTACTGGGTCCCCCGGAAGGTGGCGGGGGACGTCGCCCCCGCGCGCGTGGCCTTCGTCCGTCTGTCCCCCCGGTGGGCCGCGCTGCGGCTCACGCCGGTGAAGTCGGGGGAGTGGAATGGCTGGAGCGCGGTGGGGGCGACGCTCACGGACGTTCAGGGCAAGCGGCTGAAGACACTCCCACCCTGGCAAGAGGGCCCCGTGGACCCCGATGGCCGCCAGCCCGTCATCATCATCGTGGACGAGCCGGAGGCGGCGGACCACGGCCGGTACACGCTCGAGTTGTGGGACGAGGGCCGCAAGCGGAGTATGAAACTCGAGGGACTTCAGGCGCTGTAA
- a CDS encoding DUF5996 family protein → MDTRDTAWPPLPLEAWKDTYATLHRYTQVIGKVKLALTPPQNHWWNVAFRVTARGMTTGLIPFGNGAFEVDFDFRSHELHVHANRGPSRVMALEPRPVAEFYRDVMATLRSMGIEVRIWEQPVEIPDDTTPFGEDWHHASYDGEAVERWWRALLQATLVFEDFRARFTGKCSPVHFFWGSFDLAVTRFSGRPAPARPGADPITQEAYCEEVSSAGFWPGMQATGGAAFYSYAVPEPEGFARASVRPAQARYDANIKEYLLAYDDVRRAEDPKAYLLDFLQSTYEACADLGGWERERLERPLIVPESLRAARVVEEGTVAEQPAP, encoded by the coding sequence ATGGACACCCGGGACACGGCGTGGCCGCCGCTGCCGCTGGAGGCGTGGAAGGACACCTACGCCACGTTGCACCGGTACACGCAGGTCATCGGCAAGGTGAAGCTGGCACTGACGCCGCCGCAGAACCACTGGTGGAACGTCGCGTTCCGCGTGACGGCGCGGGGCATGACGACGGGGCTCATTCCCTTCGGAAATGGCGCCTTCGAGGTGGACTTCGACTTCCGCTCGCACGAGCTGCACGTGCACGCCAACCGTGGGCCGTCCCGGGTGATGGCGCTGGAGCCCCGGCCCGTCGCGGAGTTCTACCGGGACGTCATGGCGACGCTGCGCTCCATGGGCATCGAGGTGCGCATCTGGGAGCAGCCCGTCGAGATTCCCGACGACACCACGCCCTTCGGTGAGGACTGGCACCACGCCAGCTATGACGGTGAAGCCGTGGAGCGCTGGTGGCGGGCGCTGCTGCAGGCCACGCTCGTCTTCGAGGACTTCCGCGCGCGCTTCACCGGCAAGTGCAGCCCGGTGCACTTCTTCTGGGGAAGCTTCGACCTGGCGGTGACGCGCTTCTCCGGCCGGCCCGCGCCTGCGCGCCCCGGGGCGGACCCCATCACCCAGGAGGCCTACTGCGAGGAGGTCAGCAGCGCGGGCTTCTGGCCCGGCATGCAGGCCACCGGCGGCGCGGCCTTCTACAGCTACGCGGTCCCGGAGCCGGAGGGCTTCGCGCGCGCCAGCGTGCGCCCGGCCCAGGCCCGGTACGACGCCAACATCAAGGAGTACCTGTTGGCGTACGACGACGTGCGGCGCGCGGAGGACCCGAAGGCGTACCTGCTCGACTTCCTCCAGAGCACCTACGAGGCCTGCGCGGACCTGGGCGGCTGGGAGCGGGAGCGCCTGGAGCGGCCGCTCATCGTCCCGGAGTCCCTGCGCGCGGCCCGCGTCGTTGAGGAGGGGACGGTCGCCGAGCAGCCCGCGCCTTGA
- a CDS encoding zf-HC2 domain-containing protein: MAACPDQEERLDLHAAGALEDDEALGLIQHMEGCEGCRQALAASMELLSLVALPALSPQEKTELQELPRRTLSEWRRGARRQGLGLKTLGALVATAAAVTLVLLVPGAWRLPGLGPEAPVTATAAPATDVEELDAETMAAIEAWAGLEPLDAVRLEDSEGWDEEFDFDVGETL, encoded by the coding sequence ATGGCTGCGTGCCCTGACCAGGAAGAGCGGCTGGACCTGCACGCCGCGGGGGCGTTGGAGGATGACGAGGCGCTTGGGCTCATCCAGCACATGGAGGGCTGCGAGGGGTGCCGGCAGGCGCTCGCGGCATCCATGGAGCTGCTCTCGCTGGTGGCGCTGCCCGCGCTGTCGCCCCAGGAGAAGACGGAGCTCCAGGAGCTGCCCCGGCGCACGCTGTCGGAGTGGCGGCGCGGCGCCCGGCGCCAGGGTCTGGGCTTGAAGACGCTAGGCGCGCTGGTGGCCACCGCCGCGGCGGTGACGTTGGTGCTGCTGGTGCCCGGCGCGTGGCGGCTGCCAGGTCTGGGACCGGAGGCCCCGGTGACGGCGACGGCGGCGCCCGCCACCGACGTCGAGGAACTGGACGCGGAGACGATGGCCGCCATCGAGGCCTGGGCGGGGCTGGAGCCGCTGGACGCGGTGCGGCTCGAGGACTCCGAGGGCTGGGACGAAGAGTTCGACTTCGATGTGGGAGAGACGCTGTGA
- a CDS encoding DUF4136 domain-containing protein — protein MRLLTRIAPPLLALAFAACSSIDVNTNYDPSATQKLEGYRTYAWLPQPTGKDDRVYNPIVGARVEQTVDRYLLARGYRKVESTANPDFLIGWHGAIHNALKAETVDAYYGYPWGGPFTDPFFAGGAVTMPETELREYEEGSLILDIVDPQSKQLVWRGTAQAELDENASAEKQQKRLDESVKDVLERFPPKAK, from the coding sequence TTGCGGCTGCTGACCCGAATCGCCCCACCGCTGCTGGCGCTGGCTTTCGCCGCGTGCTCCAGCATCGACGTGAACACCAACTATGACCCTTCCGCCACGCAGAAGCTGGAGGGGTACCGCACCTATGCCTGGCTCCCACAGCCCACGGGCAAGGACGACCGCGTCTACAACCCCATCGTCGGCGCGCGCGTCGAGCAGACAGTGGACCGCTACCTGCTGGCGCGCGGCTACCGGAAGGTGGAGTCCACCGCCAACCCGGACTTCCTCATCGGCTGGCACGGCGCCATCCACAACGCGCTGAAGGCGGAGACGGTGGACGCCTACTACGGCTATCCCTGGGGCGGTCCCTTCACGGACCCCTTCTTCGCGGGCGGCGCCGTCACCATGCCGGAGACGGAGCTGCGTGAGTACGAGGAAGGCTCGCTCATCCTCGACATCGTCGACCCGCAGTCCAAGCAGCTCGTCTGGCGCGGCACGGCCCAGGCGGAGCTGGACGAGAACGCCAGCGCGGAGAAGCAGCAGAAGCGGCTGGATGAGTCCGTGAAGGACGTGCTGGAGCGCTTCCCGCCCAAGGCGAAGTGA
- a CDS encoding TIGR02265 family protein, with the protein MLTQGTGSRIKGGVLISRLNMLRQHGGQVVVDAVLRRLPAEDQALLRKMLLPVGWYPLELNLRLDAAIAGVMSPEDKDRAFLEMGRASAHEALHGPQQVFVKAGEPHFLLSQAPKIYRFYYAVGSRTYEQTGPCAAVLRTFGAENVTEPDCLTIIGWHERAIELCGGRAVHVTHPMCRARGAPHCEYHCTWE; encoded by the coding sequence ATGTTGACCCAAGGAACTGGCTCACGCATCAAGGGCGGCGTGCTCATCTCGCGGCTCAACATGCTGCGCCAGCACGGTGGGCAAGTCGTGGTGGACGCGGTGCTGCGGCGGCTGCCCGCGGAGGACCAGGCGCTGCTGCGGAAGATGCTGCTTCCCGTCGGCTGGTATCCCCTGGAGCTGAACCTGCGGTTGGACGCGGCCATCGCGGGGGTGATGTCGCCCGAGGACAAGGACCGGGCCTTCCTGGAGATGGGGCGCGCTTCCGCCCATGAGGCGCTGCATGGCCCGCAGCAGGTCTTCGTCAAGGCAGGCGAGCCGCACTTCCTGCTGAGCCAGGCGCCGAAAATCTACCGCTTCTATTACGCGGTGGGCTCACGCACCTATGAGCAGACAGGCCCGTGTGCCGCGGTGCTGCGGACCTTCGGCGCGGAGAACGTCACCGAGCCGGACTGTCTCACCATCATCGGCTGGCACGAGCGCGCCATCGAGCTGTGTGGCGGCCGCGCCGTGCACGTCACCCACCCCATGTGCCGCGCCCGGGGCGCACCGCACTGCGAGTACCACTGCACGTGGGAGTGA
- a CDS encoding RNA polymerase sigma factor has protein sequence MSIRETGGRVVSLPARMARAGLERAPDEALCRAFLEGEPAAFEVLVMRHRSLVFSLVRRYVTRPEDAADLVQSAFLRALEASRRVFARFTPSGPAPFRAWLVRIALNLAKNHARQGQRWRPVLVASGPDDVVEDPSESAQDRLERAERERQVRAEVLALPRRQREVLTLRVDGGLAFKDIAETLGITENNAKVQFHHAMKRLKARVGAPEEKH, from the coding sequence GTGAGCATCAGGGAGACAGGCGGCCGGGTCGTGTCCCTGCCCGCGCGCATGGCCCGGGCGGGCCTGGAGCGTGCGCCGGACGAGGCGCTCTGCCGCGCATTCCTGGAGGGTGAGCCGGCGGCCTTCGAGGTGCTGGTGATGCGGCATCGCTCGCTCGTCTTCTCGCTGGTGCGCCGCTACGTGACGCGCCCGGAGGACGCGGCGGACCTGGTGCAGAGCGCCTTCCTGCGCGCGTTGGAGGCCTCGCGCCGCGTCTTCGCGCGCTTCACGCCGTCGGGACCGGCGCCCTTCCGGGCCTGGTTGGTGCGCATCGCGCTCAACCTGGCGAAGAACCACGCCCGTCAGGGTCAGCGGTGGCGCCCGGTGCTGGTGGCCTCCGGGCCGGACGACGTGGTGGAGGACCCGTCGGAGTCCGCGCAGGACCGGCTGGAGCGGGCCGAGCGCGAACGGCAGGTTCGCGCCGAGGTGCTCGCCCTGCCCCGCCGCCAGCGCGAGGTGCTGACGCTGCGCGTGGACGGCGGGCTGGCGTTCAAGGACATCGCCGAGACGCTCGGCATCACGGAGAACAATGCGAAGGTGCAGTTCCACCATGCGATGAAGCGCCTCAAGGCGCGGGTGGGCGCGCCCGAGGAGAAGCACTGA
- a CDS encoding YcaO-like family protein: MRAPRDELSSRRFQQRLAQAMGVTRVARVTGLDRTGVEVACAVRPGGHVLQVCNGKGLSYDDAAWGALLETAELWAAETVVPDAFVWGSRAELEGHLGALWGADELGSAGALVAPRLWSPHVRCAWLEARELYSGEPVWVPAQGLHVPPAGSPALGPVAVAWTSNGSGAHPDAGRALLHALLEATERDQLARMMPEGWTEEVVQRRLLRTPELLELAPAVEALAGQLRERGFGVYLFDATPAARTPGAVGLPVGAAVLVDLEEGPVPLTAGYACALTREAALLKALLEAAQSRLTDIHGAREDVAAADREAARGFAEACAQVRPRRRAADMPDLGVKAKGAAAGQVRQVLALLQRAGFTRAAAVALSSPVEGLHVQRVVVPGMRISELL, encoded by the coding sequence GTGCGGGCTCCCAGGGACGAGCTGTCTTCGCGGCGGTTTCAACAACGATTGGCCCAGGCCATGGGTGTGACGCGGGTGGCGCGTGTCACCGGGTTGGACCGGACCGGCGTGGAGGTGGCGTGCGCGGTGCGGCCGGGAGGTCACGTCCTCCAGGTGTGCAACGGCAAGGGCCTCTCCTACGACGACGCGGCCTGGGGCGCGCTGCTGGAGACGGCGGAGTTGTGGGCGGCGGAGACGGTGGTTCCGGACGCCTTCGTGTGGGGCTCACGAGCGGAGCTGGAAGGTCACCTGGGCGCGCTGTGGGGCGCGGACGAATTGGGCTCGGCGGGGGCGCTGGTGGCGCCGCGCTTGTGGAGCCCGCACGTGCGCTGTGCCTGGCTCGAGGCGCGGGAGCTGTACTCCGGTGAGCCGGTGTGGGTGCCCGCTCAGGGTCTGCACGTGCCTCCCGCCGGGAGCCCCGCGTTGGGCCCGGTGGCGGTGGCGTGGACGAGCAACGGCTCCGGCGCGCATCCGGATGCGGGGCGGGCCCTGCTGCACGCGCTGCTGGAGGCCACGGAGCGGGACCAGCTCGCGCGGATGATGCCGGAGGGGTGGACGGAAGAGGTCGTCCAGCGCCGGCTGCTGCGAACGCCCGAACTGCTCGAGCTCGCTCCCGCCGTGGAGGCCCTGGCTGGACAGCTGCGCGAGCGAGGTTTTGGTGTGTACCTCTTCGACGCCACGCCCGCCGCGCGCACGCCGGGCGCGGTGGGGCTGCCGGTGGGCGCGGCGGTGCTGGTGGACCTGGAAGAGGGCCCGGTGCCGCTCACCGCGGGTTATGCGTGCGCGTTGACGCGCGAGGCGGCGTTGCTGAAGGCCTTGCTGGAGGCGGCGCAGTCGCGGCTGACGGACATCCATGGCGCTCGCGAGGACGTGGCCGCCGCGGACCGGGAAGCGGCGCGGGGCTTCGCGGAGGCTTGTGCCCAGGTCCGACCCCGGCGTCGTGCCGCGGACATGCCCGACCTGGGTGTGAAGGCGAAGGGCGCCGCGGCGGGGCAGGTGCGCCAGGTGCTGGCGCTGCTCCAGCGAGCGGGCTTCACGCGAGCGGCGGCGGTGGCGTTGTCGTCACCGGTGGAGGGCCTTCACGTGCAGCGGGTGGTGGTGCCGGGCATGCGCATCTCGGAGCTCCTATGA